A DNA window from Lathamus discolor isolate bLatDis1 unplaced genomic scaffold, bLatDis1.hap1 Scaffold_334, whole genome shotgun sequence contains the following coding sequences:
- the LOC136006615 gene encoding LOW QUALITY PROTEIN: F-box only protein 46-like (The sequence of the model RefSeq protein was modified relative to this genomic sequence to represent the inferred CDS: deleted 1 base in 1 codon): MRGVPASHPPHPASPSDYNSHRPLRGGAGALRGLCAHARGGTPEAARRRRSGRARHLPAPAPRRPPRQCHAALMEPNAFPQLQLWCPRPFGTYSQNKPCAGPGSAKKPFSPSCRHTENTPPPGTGTGTGTGTGTGTAPPAAAASPAPPTPASEEGRVLLDTWYVIKPGNTKENVAFFVAHQCGAGARASTMKVKGNWGSDSSKAKRRRRCHEPGKAKASAAGTGQEAAEAAELVSVAEMVALVEQRAALALQSFPPVLLEAPGGGEAKAPSAADCSRVAEAVAHFESRHRDDSAARPNGLCRPGAECTAAAAPAAPGEVRIAFRIASGREPRAGPAASPDPGGAARPGCVFVSGTGGRAKDKITCDLYRLISPSRDVLPTNVELLLAAAGPKGDGDGDGGEAAASPAAKAAACEGSVEAAPGRDCAAGFHVDVVVTGVVDQCVFYGKDSAKQVTEETVRLPAAPKDEPSPPPPPPPGQLFLFPIADEAAPAAPAPAEAEAVAAADPALCRLYRHVSHDFLEIRFKIQRLLEPRQYMLLLPEHVMVKIFSYLPTQALAALKCSCHYFKSLIETFGVRATDSRWTRDPLYRDDPCKQCRKRYEKGDVSLCRWHPKPYHHDLPYGRSYWMCCRRPDKEAPGCRVGLHDNHWVHPAPRREDGR, encoded by the exons ATGCGGGGAGTCCCCGCatcacaccccccccaccccgcttcTCCCTCGGACTACAACTCCCATCGTCCCCTTCGCGGCGGCGCAGGCGCGCTGCGCGGCCTCTGTGCGCACGCGCGGGGGGGCACCCCGGAAGCGGCGCGGAGAAGGCGGAGCGGCCGCGCCCGGCACCTGCCCG CGCCGGCGCCGCGGCGGCCGCCCCGGCAGTGCCATGCAGCCCTGATGGAGCCCAACGCCTTCCcgcagctgcagctctggtgccCGCGGCCCTTCGGCACCTACAGCCAGAACAAGCCATGCGCCGGGCCCGGCAGCGCCAAGAAACCCTTCAGCCCCTCGTGCCGCCACACCGAGAACACGCCGCCccccggcaccggcaccggcactggcaccggcaccggcaccggcactgCACCGCCCGCCGCCGCGGCATCACCGGCACCGCCAACCCCGGCGTCGGAGGAGGGCCGGGTGCTGCTGGACACGTGGTACGTCATCAAGCCCGGCAACACCAAGGAGAATGTGGCTTTCTTCGTGGCACACCAGTGCGGCGCCGGCGCCCGTGCCAGCACCATGAAGGTGAAGGGCAACTGGGGCAGCGACAGCTCCAAAGCCAAGCGGCGCCGGCGCTGCCACGAGCCCGGCAAGGCCAAGGCGAGCGCGGCGGGCACCGGCCAGGAGGCGGCTGAGGCGGCCGAGCTGGTGTCGGTGGCGGAGATGGTGGCGCTGGTGGAGCAGCGCGCGGCGCTGGCGCTGCAGAGCTTCCCCCCGGTGCTGCTGGAGGCGCCGGGCGGCGGCGAGGCCAAGGCGCCGAGCGCCGCCGACTGCAGCCGCGTGGCCGAAGCCGTCGCCCACTTCGAGTCGCGGCACCGCGACGACAGCGCCGCCAGACCCAACGGCTTGTGCCGGCCCGGCGCCGAATGCACtgcggcggcggccccggcggcaCCCGGTGAGGTCCGCATCGCCTTCCGCATCGCCAGCGGCCGCGAGCCCCGCGCCGGCCCC GCCGCCAGCCCCGACCCCGGCGGTGCCGCCCGGCCCGGCTGCGTCTTCGTGAGCGGCACCGGCGGCCGCGCCAAGGACAAGATCACGTGCGACCTGTACCGGTTGATCAGCCCCTCCCGGGACGTGCTCCCCACCAAcgtggagctgctcctggctgctgccGGGCCCAAGGGGGACGGGGACGGCGATGGTGGCGAGGCCGCGGCGTCGCCGGCAGCCAAGGCGGCCGCGTGCGAGGGCTCGGTGGAGGCGGCGCCGGGGCGGGATTGCGCCGCCGGCTTCCACGTGGACGTGGTGGTGACCGGCGTCGTGGACCAGTGCGTGTTCTACGGCAAGGACAGCGCCAAGCAGGTGACGGAGGAGACGGTGCGGCTGCCGGCGGCGCCCAAGGACGAGCCCTCCCctccgccgccaccgccgccggGGCAGCTCTTCCTGTTCCCCATCGCCGACGAAGCGGCGCCGGCGGCGCCGGCACCGGCGGAAGCGGAGGCGGTGGCGGCCGCCGACCCGGCGCTGTGCCGGTTGTACCGCCACGTGTCGCACGACTTCCTGGAGATCCGGTTCAAGATCCAGCGCCTGCTGGAGCCGCGGCAgtacatgctgctgctgccggagCACGTCATGGTGAAGATCTTCAGCTACCTGCCCACCCAGGCGCTGGCCGCCCTCAAGTGCTCCTGCCATTACTTCAAGTCCCTCATCGAGACCTTCGGCGTCCGCGCCACCGACTCGCGGTGGACGCGGGACCCGCTCTACCGCGACGACCCCTGCAAGCAGTGCCGCAAGCGCTACGAGAAGGGGGACGTGTCGCTGTGCCGCTGGCACCCCAAGCCCTACCACCACGACCTGCCCTACGGCCGCTCCTATTGGATGTGCTGCCGCCGGCCCGACAAGGAGGCACCGGGCTGCCGCGTGGGGCTGCACGATAACCATTGGGTGCATCCGGCGCCGCGGCGCGAGGACGGGAGGTGA